The following coding sequences lie in one Candidatus Annandia adelgestsuga genomic window:
- the folD gene encoding bifunctional methylenetetrahydrofolate dehydrogenase/methenyltetrahydrofolate cyclohydrolase FolD, translated as MMKKILDGKNLSNYIIYNIYKKIQKYKKIGYRLPTLAVILVGNNKSSLLYVKRKHIACKASGIISLAYNLPYSINNNTLLKLIDKLNKDNKIDGILIQFPLPLHINTNKILEIISPEKDVDGLSPYNIGRLCQRIPLLRPCTSLGIITLLSKYKINILGLNTLVIGASNIVGRPMSMELLLSGCTVTIIHRFTKNLSYYVKKADLVIVSVGKINFIYGNIIKYGAIVIDVGINYNYNGDIKGDINFNSVYNKSSYITPVPGGVGPMTISALMYNTFISYKKKINNNYIL; from the coding sequence ATTATGAAAAAAATATTAGATGGTAAAAATTTATCAAATTATATAATTTATAATATTTATAAAAAAATTCAAAAATATAAAAAAATAGGATATAGATTACCAACTTTAGCTGTAATATTAGTTGGAAATAATAAATCATCTTTATTATATGTTAAAAGAAAACATATAGCATGTAAAGCTTCTGGTATAATTTCATTGGCTTATAATTTACCTTATTCAATTAATAATAATACTTTATTAAAATTAATAGATAAATTAAATAAAGACAATAAAATAGATGGAATTCTTATACAATTCCCATTACCATTACATATAAATACTAATAAAATTTTAGAAATAATATCTCCAGAAAAAGATGTAGATGGTTTAAGTCCATATAATATTGGTAGATTATGTCAAAGAATTCCCTTATTAAGACCATGTACTTCTCTTGGAATTATAACATTATTATCTAAATATAAAATTAATATTTTAGGTTTAAATACTTTGGTAATAGGTGCTTCTAACATAGTAGGAAGACCTATGAGTATGGAACTTTTATTATCTGGTTGTACTGTTACTATTATTCACAGATTTACTAAAAATTTAAGTTATTACGTAAAAAAAGCAGATTTAGTTATAGTATCTGTTGGAAAGATAAATTTTATTTATGGAAATATTATTAAATATGGTGCTATTGTTATAGATGTAGGTATAAATTATAATTATAATGGTGATATTAAAGGTGATATAAATTTTAATAGTGTATATAATAAATCGTCTTATATTACACCAGTACCAGGAGGTGTTGGGCCAATGACAATTTCTGCTCTTATGTATAATACATTTATTTCTTATAAAAAAAAAATAAATAATAATTATATATTATAA
- the cysS gene encoding cysteine--tRNA ligase produces MLKIFNSINNKKEKFISIRKNKVNIYVCGVTVYDTCHIGHGRTFISFDMIIRYLIYLGYKINYVRNITDIDDKIINKSYKKKISIKKLTKNNILKMKKDFKNLNLLNPNKEPLVTNNIQNIIKLIIKLLKNNNAYISYNGDVLFSIKTYKQYGYFFKKKEYNNINNLDNKIDFVLWKKSNINEPGWLSPWGIGRPGWHIECSAIYNKYLGTKIDIHGGGQDLVFPHNENEIAQSQCAFKNNIINYWMHIGMLMIDNEKMSKSKKNDFKIKKMLNNYNNEIIRCFLLSRHYRKPLIYKNNSLIKYTNILRFMYKSLQNTNPNVKTLLGKTFKKRFFEAMNDDFNISESYSVLLSLSKEINILKKKQSSKVHNFAARLRQLGKILGLLNNNPDIFLKKIIKKPLQTKNKKKFYYKYIYKINKIRNYYRTNKNWKIADKMKNKLIKLNLKIEDNINNTILYKK; encoded by the coding sequence ATGCTAAAAATTTTTAATTCTATTAATAATAAAAAAGAAAAATTTATTTCTATACGAAAAAACAAAGTAAATATATATGTATGTGGAGTAACTGTTTATGATACATGTCATATTGGACATGGAAGAACTTTTATATCATTTGATATGATTATTAGATATTTAATTTATTTAGGTTATAAAATAAATTATGTACGTAACATTACTGATATTGATGATAAAATAATTAATAAATCTTATAAAAAAAAAATATCAATAAAAAAATTAACAAAAAATAACATATTAAAAATGAAAAAAGATTTTAAAAATCTAAATTTATTAAATCCTAATAAAGAACCTCTTGTTACAAATAATATACAAAATATTATCAAATTAATAATTAAATTATTAAAAAATAATAATGCTTATATCAGTTATAATGGAGATGTATTATTTTCTATTAAAACTTATAAACAATATGGTTATTTTTTTAAAAAAAAAGAATACAATAATATAAATAATTTAGATAATAAAATAGATTTTGTTTTATGGAAAAAATCAAATATTAATGAACCCGGTTGGTTATCACCTTGGGGAATAGGAAGACCAGGTTGGCATATTGAATGCTCAGCTATATATAATAAATATTTAGGAACAAAAATTGATATTCATGGTGGAGGACAAGATTTAGTGTTTCCACATAATGAAAATGAAATAGCACAATCACAATGTGCTTTTAAAAATAATATAATAAATTATTGGATGCATATTGGAATGTTAATGATAGATAATGAAAAAATGTCAAAGTCAAAAAAAAATGATTTTAAAATTAAAAAAATGTTAAATAATTATAATAACGAAATTATTAGATGTTTTTTATTATCACGACATTATAGAAAACCTTTAATATATAAAAATAATAGTTTAATAAAATATACTAATATTTTAAGATTTATGTATAAATCATTACAAAATACAAATCCTAATGTTAAAACTTTATTAGGTAAAACATTTAAAAAACGTTTTTTTGAAGCAATGAATGATGATTTTAATATTTCAGAATCATATTCTGTATTATTAAGTTTATCTAAAGAAATAAATATATTAAAAAAAAAACAATCTTCTAAAGTTCATAATTTTGCTGCAAGATTACGTCAATTAGGAAAAATATTAGGTTTATTAAATAATAATCCAGATATTTTTTTAAAAAAAATTATTAAAAAACCTTTACAAACAAAAAATAAAAAAAAATTTTATTATAAATATATATATAAAATAAATAAAATACGTAATTATTATCGTACTAATAAAAATTGGAAAATAGCTGATAAAATGAAAAATAAATTAATTAAATTAAATTTAAAAATTGAAGATAATATAAATAATACAATTTTATATAAAAAATAA
- the lipA gene encoding lipoyl synthase has product MKKKNIYSLKIKLPYNFKKINNIKNILRKYNLNSVCEEASCPNLTKCFNKNTATFMILGSICTRKCPFCNIKYGKPLKPSINEPKNLAKAIKKIGLQYVVITSVDRDDLYDGGAQQFVNCIKAIKKKNNKIKIEILVPDFKRKLKKALKILSLYPPDIFNHNIENVPRLYKKIKPGANYKNSLLLLKKFKNMFPNIPTKSGLIVGLGETFNEIVEVIYDLYINKVTMLTIGQYLQPNKNNLSVYKFWNIKDFNRIKKIAENIGFKNVFCGPLIRSSYNAALQQSLIK; this is encoded by the coding sequence ATGAAAAAAAAAAATATTTATTCATTAAAAATTAAATTACCATATAATTTTAAAAAAATAAATAATATAAAAAATATTTTAAGAAAATATAATTTAAATTCAGTTTGTGAAGAAGCTTCTTGTCCTAATTTAACAAAATGTTTTAATAAAAATACTGCTACTTTTATGATTTTAGGATCTATATGTACTAGAAAATGTCCTTTTTGTAATATTAAATACGGAAAACCTTTAAAACCATCAATTAATGAACCTAAAAATTTAGCTAAAGCTATAAAAAAAATAGGTTTACAATATGTAGTAATAACATCTGTTGATAGAGATGATTTATATGATGGTGGAGCACAACAATTTGTAAATTGTATTAAAGCTATAAAAAAAAAAAATAATAAAATTAAAATTGAAATTTTAGTACCAGATTTTAAAAGAAAGTTAAAAAAAGCTTTAAAAATTTTATCTTTATATCCTCCTGATATATTTAATCATAATATAGAAAATGTACCACGTTTATATAAAAAAATTAAACCAGGAGCAAATTATAAAAATTCTTTACTTTTATTAAAAAAATTTAAAAATATGTTTCCTAATATACCTACTAAATCTGGTTTAATAGTAGGATTAGGTGAAACTTTCAATGAAATAGTTGAAGTAATATATGATCTTTATATAAATAAAGTAACTATGTTAACTATAGGTCAATATTTACAACCTAATAAAAATAATTTATCTGTATATAAATTTTGGAATATAAAAGATTTTAATAGAATTAAAAAAATAGCTGAAAATATTGGTTTTAAAAATGTTTTTTGTGGTCCATTAATAAGATCATCTTATAACGCTGCTTTACAACAATCTTTAATTAAATAA
- the lipB gene encoding lipoyl(octanoyl) transferase LipB, whose product MNNIIIKNLGKLEWYKVVNNMNLFNKKRKFNTCDEIWLVEHYPIFTIGKKNKNKYKKINNIINIPIMYSDRGGDITYHGLGQQIIYFLIDLKRKKINIKKFIDIIVKSIINTLSYFNIKSYYLKKRPGIYVKKKKICSLGLQIYKGYTSHGLALNVNMDLLPFKYIKPCGYKDLKMTQIKNFINNIKINKVTKILINFLIYILCIKYI is encoded by the coding sequence ATGAACAATATTATAATTAAAAATTTAGGTAAACTTGAATGGTATAAAGTAGTTAATAACATGAATTTATTTAATAAAAAAAGAAAATTTAATACTTGTGATGAAATATGGTTAGTTGAACATTACCCAATTTTTACAATTGGTAAAAAAAATAAAAATAAATATAAAAAAATAAATAATATAATTAATATACCTATAATGTATAGTGATCGTGGAGGTGATATTACTTATCATGGTTTAGGTCAACAAATTATATATTTTTTAATAGATTTAAAACGTAAAAAAATAAATATAAAAAAATTTATTGATATTATTGTAAAATCTATTATTAATACTCTTTCATATTTTAATATTAAATCTTATTATTTAAAAAAACGTCCAGGTATATATGTTAAAAAAAAAAAAATATGTTCTTTAGGTTTACAAATATATAAAGGATATACTTCTCATGGATTAGCATTAAATGTTAATATGGATTTATTACCATTTAAATATATAAAACCATGTGGTTATAAAGATCTAAAAATGACTCAAATTAAAAATTTTATAAATAATATTAAAATTAATAAAGTAACAAAAATATTAATAAATTTTTTAATATATATATTATGTATAAAATATATATAA
- the leuS gene encoding leucine--tRNA ligase, which produces MQEKYIPHIIEKYVQKYWKKKKTFEVKEEKNKKKYYCLSMLPYPSGNLHIGHVRNYTISDVISKYHRMLGKNVLQPIGWDAFGLPAENAAIENNIEPKKWTYNNIYYMKKQLKKLGFGYDWSREITTCDSKYYRWEQWFFIKLYKKKLVYKKKTKVYWCKFDKTVLANEQVINNRCWRCNNLVFMKKISQWFIKITKYANKLLKGLKELKYWPEKVKIMQKNWIGKSKFIKINFNILNKKKKIKIYTKNPSKIIGTTYILLSIDHSLSKYISIKNKKIYKFIKIIKKLKNIKYPYYKLNNIGINTNLFAINPFDKSKIPIWISNFLLNDYNIKSAISISAHNKKDFIFSKKYSLNIKRIFKSNDKKYKLNLPYVINKNSIICNSFRFNNLNLKNINNIITDIILIKKIGNIKYLYRLKDWGVSRQRYWGTPIPMITNKLGIIKSIPEKFLPVLLPKYDKNKKKKKNNKIIINNKIYFKEKDTFDTFMESSWYYIRYTCSKFNNGMVDSKKANYWLPVDQYVGGIEHATMHLIYFRFYHKLLKDAGLIKSKEPVKKLLCQGMVVNESFYILKNKIIKWISYKDLIIKRDKKNNIIKAYTKKGIKVFYAGISKMSKSKKNGVDPQKIISKYGADTLRMFIMFAAPVCMKLKWNDNGIKGIYKFLNKIWIFIYNHINFKNKNKIIKKNIYDYKIKLCLNKTIKKVSIDIEKKQSFNTAISSIMILFNKIIKISKIIYNYKIIQKCLLVIIKLIYPFTPHLSFYLWKKINNVKKIDDESWPSINDKSYFKENILIIIQINGKFKNKIFVSNNISKKILIDTIFKKKIIYKNLKKKKILKIIYINNKVINFIIK; this is translated from the coding sequence ATGCAAGAAAAATATATTCCTCATATTATAGAAAAATATGTTCAAAAATATTGGAAAAAAAAAAAAACTTTTGAAGTAAAAGAAGAAAAAAATAAAAAAAAATATTATTGTTTATCTATGTTACCTTATCCTTCTGGAAATTTACATATAGGTCATGTAAGAAATTATACTATTTCAGATGTTATTTCTAAATATCATAGAATGTTAGGAAAAAATGTATTACAACCTATAGGTTGGGATGCTTTTGGACTTCCAGCAGAAAATGCTGCTATAGAAAATAATATAGAACCTAAAAAATGGACATATAATAATATTTATTATATGAAAAAACAATTAAAAAAATTAGGTTTTGGTTATGATTGGAGTAGAGAAATAACAACATGTGATTCGAAATATTATCGTTGGGAACAATGGTTTTTTATTAAATTATATAAAAAAAAACTTGTATATAAAAAAAAAACTAAAGTATATTGGTGTAAATTTGATAAAACTGTTTTAGCAAACGAACAAGTTATAAATAATCGTTGTTGGCGTTGTAATAATTTAGTTTTTATGAAAAAAATATCACAGTGGTTTATAAAAATAACTAAATATGCTAATAAATTATTAAAGGGTTTAAAAGAATTAAAATATTGGCCTGAAAAAGTTAAGATAATGCAAAAAAATTGGATAGGTAAATCAAAATTTATAAAAATTAATTTTAATATTTTAAATAAAAAAAAAAAAATTAAAATATATACAAAAAATCCATCAAAAATTATAGGTACTACATATATTTTATTATCTATAGATCATAGTTTATCTAAATATATTAGTATAAAAAATAAAAAAATTTATAAATTTATAAAAATTATTAAAAAATTAAAAAATATTAAATATCCATATTATAAATTAAATAATATTGGAATTAATACTAATTTATTTGCAATTAATCCATTTGATAAAAGTAAAATTCCAATTTGGATATCAAATTTTTTATTAAATGATTATAATATAAAATCTGCAATTTCTATTTCTGCTCATAATAAAAAAGATTTTATTTTTTCAAAAAAATATTCTTTGAATATTAAAAGAATATTTAAATCTAATGATAAAAAATATAAATTAAATTTACCATATGTTATAAATAAAAATAGTATTATTTGTAATTCATTTAGATTTAATAATTTAAATTTAAAAAATATTAATAATATTATTACTGATATTATTTTAATAAAAAAAATAGGTAATATAAAATATTTATATCGTTTGAAAGATTGGGGGGTATCTAGACAAAGATATTGGGGTACACCAATACCAATGATAACAAATAAATTAGGAATAATTAAATCTATACCAGAAAAATTTTTACCTGTTTTATTACCTAAATATGATAAAAATAAAAAAAAAAAAAAAAATAATAAAATTATCATAAATAATAAAATTTATTTTAAAGAAAAAGATACTTTTGATACATTTATGGAGTCTTCTTGGTATTATATTCGTTATACTTGTTCTAAATTTAATAATGGTATGGTTGATTCTAAAAAAGCTAATTATTGGTTACCAGTAGACCAATATGTTGGTGGTATTGAACATGCTACAATGCATTTAATTTATTTTCGTTTTTATCATAAATTACTTAAAGATGCTGGATTAATTAAATCCAAAGAACCGGTTAAAAAATTATTATGTCAAGGAATGGTAGTAAACGAAAGTTTTTATATTTTAAAAAATAAAATTATTAAATGGATATCTTATAAAGATTTAATTATTAAAAGAGATAAAAAAAATAATATTATAAAAGCATATACTAAAAAAGGTATTAAAGTTTTTTATGCTGGAATAAGTAAAATGTCAAAATCAAAAAAAAATGGAGTAGATCCTCAAAAAATTATTAGTAAATATGGAGCTGATACATTAAGAATGTTTATTATGTTTGCTGCACCTGTATGTATGAAATTAAAATGGAATGATAATGGTATTAAAGGTATTTATAAATTTTTAAATAAAATTTGGATTTTTATATATAATCATATAAATTTTAAAAATAAAAATAAAATTATTAAAAAAAATATTTATGATTATAAAATAAAACTATGTTTAAATAAAACAATTAAAAAAGTATCAATAGATATAGAAAAAAAACAATCATTTAATACAGCTATATCTTCTATTATGATATTATTTAATAAAATTATTAAAATTTCAAAAATAATTTATAATTATAAAATTATACAAAAATGTTTATTAGTTATAATTAAATTAATTTACCCCTTTACACCTCATTTAAGCTTTTATTTATGGAAAAAAATTAATAATGTTAAAAAAATAGATGATGAATCATGGCCTTCAATAAATGATAAATCATATTTTAAAGAAAATATTTTAATTATTATACAAATTAATGGTAAATTTAAAAATAAAATTTTTGTTTCAAATAATATTTCAAAAAAAATATTAATAGATACAATTTTTAAAAAAAAAATAATTTATAAAAATTTAAAAAAAAAAAAAATTTTAAAAATAATATATATTAATAATAAAGTTATTAATTTTATTATTAAATAA
- the ybeY gene encoding rRNA maturation RNase YbeY, with product MKKIICNLKLLCKNKKRILLISKIQYWIISILKYNIFNKEINIIIVDKNEIKKINKIYFKKNKITNIITFDYIKIPNINIITMGEIIICYENIVKESKIYKKKYENHLAHNIIHGILHLIGYNHKSYNDLINMIKLEIIIMKFIGYNNPYFF from the coding sequence ATGAAAAAAATTATTTGTAATTTAAAATTATTATGTAAAAATAAAAAAAGAATATTATTAATATCTAAAATACAATATTGGATAATTTCTATATTAAAATATAATATATTTAATAAAGAAATAAATATTATTATAGTAGATAAAAATGAAATAAAAAAAATAAATAAAATTTATTTTAAAAAAAATAAAATTACTAATATTATAACATTTGATTATATTAAAATACCGAATATTAACATAATTACAATGGGAGAAATAATTATATGTTATGAAAATATTGTAAAAGAATCAAAAATATATAAAAAAAAATATGAAAATCATTTAGCACATAATATTATACATGGTATTTTACATTTAATTGGTTATAATCATAAATCATATAATGATTTAATTAATATGATTAAATTAGAAATTATAATTATGAAATTTATAGGATATAATAATCCTTATTTTTTTTGA
- the miaB gene encoding tRNA (N6-isopentenyl adenosine(37)-C2)-methylthiotransferase MiaB, whose translation MNKKIYIKTWGCQMNIYDSSKIINILEKNNYSITKIDLKADILILNTCSIRDKSHEKVFHQLGRWKKIKKKKKNVIICIGGCVASQEGEDIFKRVNYVDIIFGPQNIHDLPYMIDKFLKVKKKIIKINFGKIKKFDYYSKKKNLKTTALISIMEGCNKYCTFCIVPYTRGFEISRPCDDIIREINFFAKNGVKEIILLGQNVNSYNGKKNNGGICNFSSLLYLISKINNIKRIRFLTSHPIEFKDDIIEAYQDIPKLVNFLHLPVQSGSNKILELMQRIYSIEEYKNILKKLISVRPNIQISSDFIVGFPGETENDFEDTMKLIKEVNFDASFSFIYSPRPGTPASEFRDNISFKEKKKRLYRLQKRINKQTIFWSNKMVGSIQKILVEGISKKNFFELSGRTENNRIVNFIGNKDIIGKIIYVKITSINPNSLKGIII comes from the coding sequence ATGAATAAAAAAATATATATTAAAACTTGGGGTTGTCAAATGAATATTTATGATTCTTCTAAAATTATTAATATTTTAGAAAAAAATAATTATTCAATTACTAAAATAGATTTAAAGGCTGATATATTAATTTTAAACACATGTTCTATAAGAGATAAATCTCATGAAAAAGTTTTTCATCAATTAGGTAGATGGAAAAAAATAAAAAAAAAAAAAAAAAATGTTATTATTTGTATAGGAGGATGTGTTGCTTCTCAAGAAGGAGAAGATATTTTTAAAAGAGTAAATTATGTAGATATTATATTTGGACCACAAAATATACATGATTTACCTTATATGATAGATAAATTTTTAAAAGTAAAAAAAAAAATTATTAAAATAAATTTTGGAAAAATAAAAAAATTTGATTATTATTCTAAAAAAAAAAACTTAAAAACAACAGCATTAATATCAATTATGGAAGGTTGCAATAAATATTGTACTTTTTGTATAGTTCCTTATACAAGGGGTTTTGAAATAAGTAGACCATGTGATGATATAATTAGAGAAATTAATTTTTTTGCTAAAAATGGAGTTAAAGAAATTATTTTGTTAGGACAAAATGTTAATTCATATAATGGTAAAAAAAATAATGGTGGTATATGTAATTTTTCTAGTTTATTATATTTAATATCTAAAATTAATAATATTAAAAGAATTAGATTTTTAACAAGTCATCCTATTGAATTTAAAGATGATATTATAGAAGCATATCAAGATATACCAAAATTAGTAAATTTTTTACATTTACCTGTTCAAAGTGGTTCAAATAAAATATTAGAATTAATGCAAAGAATATATTCAATAGAAGAATATAAAAATATATTAAAAAAATTAATTTCAGTTAGACCTAATATACAAATAAGTTCTGATTTTATTGTAGGTTTTCCAGGAGAAACAGAAAATGATTTTGAAGATACAATGAAATTAATAAAAGAAGTAAATTTTGATGCAAGTTTTAGTTTTATTTATTCACCAAGACCAGGTACTCCAGCTTCTGAATTTAGAGATAATATTAGTTTTAAAGAAAAAAAAAAAAGATTATATAGATTACAAAAAAGAATTAATAAACAAACTATATTTTGGAGTAATAAAATGGTTGGTAGTATTCAAAAAATATTAGTTGAGGGTATTTCAAAAAAAAATTTTTTTGAGTTATCAGGAAGAACAGAAAATAATAGAATAGTTAATTTTATTGGAAATAAAGATATAATAGGAAAAATAATATATGTAAAAATAACTAGTATTAATCCTAATTCACTAAAAGGAATAATAATATAA